In the genome of Nonlabens sp. MB-3u-79, one region contains:
- a CDS encoding fibronectin type III domain-containing protein, which yields MKQIYVFLVSIICLTLSLNAQAQCDYQLELTDFFGNDWDSGANATANTGVDVTIDGVTTTYLIVNPSPTANTPVTETYTIAVNNGSSIAVDYRATSLPGDGQFRLVDSEALLVYETPIAQSSMMNIFTGVASCPTCPVITNLVSSSVSANEAVLSWTNGGSETEWEIEYGLSPYTVGSGGVITSATTNPFTLTGLNSITTYDIYVRAVCVPVTDISNSVGPITFTTAESCPSPSNFAPVTQSAFEIQFIWDANGNTSASYEVNYGVAPFNQGDPGGLTDLGFTAPFAIVGGLMSDTTYDFYVRIDCGMGDLSLWAGPYTATTAISCPVTTGFQADVVTESSLDVSWTAGGSETEWEVEYAVAGTITTPFSTPAQGTVTTIMTTPSTSITGLTDATVYDVFVRAVCDPVLPDYSSVTQLTVTTLCLPFTAPYSENFDAGFTVISTGFPNAASGFSNENCWAGTENQYNWVAAGAGLTGSTGTGPSPSIATGDYFITEGSSGGTGDVAELSSPIIDLTPLTTPAVSFDYHMFGGDMGVLELVIRAGGTDTTVFTISGQQQTTETAPYESIIVPLPSFASQSIQVVFKATRGAGFASDIAVDNLTIAESPSCVDPYALTATAVTSDSADLGWSELGSTTNWNIEVGAPGFVVDTSAELFAFAATSNPFNVTGLSADTVYEFYVQSDCGVDGTSSWVGPFEFRTRCAPLTAPYTTDYESDPLDGLNNCDSSLIVTGSTNLLVEVEDLVSLSGSQHIYMYSGSDGAADIIYVLPEFSDLSSDKRVKFNVYDRDNGGLEVGTMTDPADLTTFNSIATFADADLTDDTYEENTVYFNTLTTTGGFIAFKFNPAGTFDAMYLDDITYEVSPSCAEPTQLSFGAPAATSVDFSWVNNSTASEFLVEYRAVGTMAFTAVTPNPTTASVSISGLTSATEYEVCVTAICDSTTNDVSSQSCATVTTTPDYCAGDVFLDSGGASGDYQNNENTTYNICPDNAGDVVFVNFTFNEMEDSFSGCFDGLTIYDGPDTTFPTINTPGGGTEWCWDGTSGTGDLTQELLIGTSTSGCLTFVFSSDGSVQRAGWSASVTCAPPPTCDAPDMLALDAVTSTTADISWVAGGTETEWDVEVGLPGFVPNTGAQIGSVIDVLTTPTTTVTGLTDDTSYDYWVRAVCAPGDESIYIGPFTFRTRCLATTAAYFTNFDADPLDGLNNCDSNIVVGSGSGTAPLVRVDDLIANSGNQHIYMYSGSTGATAELYYILPEFSDLDATKRVRFFAYDRDLGGLEVGTMTDPADATTFTVAQTFTNADLPDDQYAEQTVNFSALTTTGGWVAFRFVPAGTFDAMYLDDVNYEEIPSCPQPSAVTIANLADSSVELSWTVGGTETEWIVEYGTPGFTPGGAGSLGTRTGLTSNTSYLLDMLTANTQYEIRVFAVCAPMDISPSTNPLLIRTFPTGPQGVTCTTGSPATVFTESFESGAIGWTGTTFSGNAGDWDITAGNTNSFNTGPLASFDATNHMEFEASGANNTRASAISPAINLSTGTGAAELSFYMHAFGGDMGTLEVGVSTAATGPFTNVFTWSGDLQTSDMDSWAPIGVDLTAYNGQVIYLEFANSHVSTGFEGDMSIDLIEVAACGNFCPDPTALTATGVSSSSADLSWTENGTATTWEYEIDVAGFTQGMGANGIVSTMDNTTNPITGLLSDTDYEYYVRSICSPTETSLWIGPFSFSTTPDYCAGDLFLDSGGASGQYQNNENITYNICPDNPGDVVYVNFTSNEMEDSFAGCFDGLTIYDGPDTTFPTINTPSGDTEWCWDNGSGTGDLTLENLVGTSASGCLTFVWSSDGSAVRDGWSATVTCAPPPSCTAPSALAVSQITSSTADLSWTESGSATVWQVEVQPIGIAQGTAGAVYESLNATNPVTATGLVASTSYDYFVRADCGAGDFSTWVGPFTFITPCAPFVAPYGTAGGTAGNDFTTFAGVCWEEGSNTDIVTGPNGLNGSWGADDFGNDTANVFGQAARVNIWNSGGDMDWLVSPEIDLGTNPGSSFSVTFDVALTAFASTTTDNFGSDDQVQFLITTDSGVTWNNITTYDAADSLPAIGQLETFSLGAYSGVVRFAFWSTNGTVADGNDVDFFVDNFTVDGTVGVDDIDSFEFSYYPNPTDNLVSFNGQQVIDGIIVRNLLGQQLLVAQPNATSSSIDLSPFPSGLYLIEVSSGEQSRVVKVIRN from the coding sequence ATGAAACAAATTTACGTTTTTCTCGTTTCGATAATCTGTTTAACTCTCTCCCTTAATGCACAAGCACAGTGTGATTATCAATTAGAGTTGACAGATTTCTTCGGTAACGATTGGGATAGTGGAGCAAATGCTACCGCTAACACAGGTGTTGATGTCACCATTGATGGTGTCACCACAACTTATCTTATTGTAAATCCTAGTCCAACGGCTAATACGCCAGTGACAGAGACTTATACCATAGCGGTAAACAATGGATCAAGCATAGCAGTCGACTACCGTGCTACCAGTCTTCCTGGAGACGGACAGTTTCGACTTGTCGATTCTGAGGCTCTTTTAGTCTATGAAACTCCTATTGCTCAATCATCCATGATGAATATTTTCACAGGAGTGGCATCATGCCCTACCTGTCCCGTAATAACAAATCTTGTTTCTTCAAGCGTTAGTGCAAATGAAGCAGTCTTAAGCTGGACCAATGGAGGTTCTGAAACAGAATGGGAAATAGAATACGGTTTGAGTCCTTATACTGTAGGTTCTGGTGGAGTTATTACTTCAGCTACTACAAATCCATTTACTTTAACTGGATTAAACAGTATTACTACATATGATATATATGTACGAGCGGTATGTGTTCCAGTAACTGATATTAGTAATTCAGTAGGTCCTATCACTTTTACAACGGCAGAATCTTGCCCGTCTCCATCTAACTTTGCACCGGTAACTCAGTCTGCTTTTGAGATTCAATTTATTTGGGATGCCAATGGTAATACAAGTGCTAGCTATGAAGTTAATTACGGTGTTGCTCCTTTTAATCAAGGGGATCCTGGTGGGCTAACTGATTTAGGTTTTACAGCGCCTTTTGCTATTGTAGGTGGTTTAATGTCTGATACGACATATGACTTTTATGTAAGAATTGATTGTGGTATGGGAGACTTAAGTCTATGGGCAGGTCCTTATACGGCAACTACAGCAATTTCATGTCCAGTAACAACTGGATTTCAAGCAGATGTGGTAACAGAGTCTTCTCTTGATGTGTCTTGGACTGCCGGTGGATCAGAGACAGAATGGGAAGTGGAATATGCAGTTGCAGGAACCATAACAACTCCTTTCTCTACTCCAGCGCAAGGAACTGTTACTACTATAATGACAACTCCGTCCACCTCTATAACAGGTTTAACAGATGCTACCGTGTACGATGTTTTTGTAAGAGCGGTATGTGATCCAGTGTTGCCAGATTATAGTTCGGTAACTCAGCTTACGGTAACTACTTTATGTTTGCCATTTACGGCTCCTTATAGTGAAAACTTTGATGCTGGTTTTACTGTAATTTCTACCGGTTTTCCTAATGCTGCTAGTGGATTTTCTAACGAAAATTGTTGGGCAGGAACAGAAAACCAATATAATTGGGTTGCTGCTGGAGCTGGTCTAACTGGATCTACAGGAACTGGACCAAGTCCTTCTATTGCAACAGGTGATTATTTCATTACAGAAGGTTCTTCAGGAGGAACTGGTGATGTAGCTGAGCTTTCTTCTCCTATTATTGATCTTACTCCTTTAACAACTCCAGCTGTGAGTTTTGACTACCATATGTTTGGTGGTGATATGGGTGTTCTTGAGTTAGTTATAAGAGCTGGTGGTACAGATACAACAGTGTTTACTATTTCTGGTCAACAACAGACTACAGAAACGGCACCTTATGAATCTATTATTGTGCCTCTTCCTAGTTTTGCTTCTCAATCTATACAAGTCGTATTTAAAGCGACTAGAGGTGCTGGTTTTGCATCTGATATAGCGGTAGATAACTTAACAATAGCAGAGTCTCCTTCATGTGTTGATCCTTATGCGTTAACTGCTACAGCAGTAACAAGTGATTCAGCTGATTTAGGCTGGAGTGAATTAGGAAGTACGACCAACTGGAATATTGAAGTTGGAGCTCCTGGTTTTGTTGTTGATACGAGTGCTGAGTTGTTTGCATTTGCGGCAACTAGTAATCCTTTTAATGTAACTGGATTATCTGCAGACACTGTTTATGAATTTTATGTACAGTCCGACTGTGGTGTTGATGGAACAAGCAGCTGGGTAGGTCCGTTTGAATTTAGAACACGATGTGCTCCTCTTACGGCACCTTATACAACCGATTATGAGTCAGATCCTTTAGACGGATTGAATAACTGTGACAGTTCTTTAATAGTTACAGGTAGTACCAACTTACTTGTTGAAGTAGAAGACTTGGTTTCTTTATCTGGTTCCCAGCATATTTATATGTATAGTGGTAGTGATGGAGCGGCTGATATTATCTACGTTCTTCCAGAATTCTCTGATCTTTCCTCTGATAAAAGAGTGAAATTCAATGTTTACGATAGAGATAATGGAGGTCTTGAAGTAGGTACGATGACCGATCCTGCAGATTTGACAACTTTTAATTCTATTGCAACATTTGCTGATGCAGATCTGACAGATGATACATATGAAGAGAATACTGTTTACTTTAATACATTAACCACAACTGGTGGGTTTATAGCATTCAAATTTAACCCTGCAGGAACTTTTGATGCGATGTATCTTGATGACATCACTTATGAAGTGTCCCCATCTTGTGCGGAGCCTACTCAATTGTCCTTTGGAGCTCCAGCAGCAACTTCTGTTGATTTTTCATGGGTGAATAATTCTACAGCATCAGAATTCTTAGTAGAATACAGAGCGGTTGGAACTATGGCCTTTACCGCAGTTACTCCTAATCCTACAACTGCTAGTGTTAGCATTTCAGGCTTGACGAGCGCGACAGAGTATGAAGTTTGTGTGACTGCAATATGTGATAGCACAACAAATGATGTTTCTAGCCAGTCTTGTGCAACAGTTACTACTACGCCAGATTATTGTGCGGGTGATGTGTTCTTAGATTCTGGTGGAGCCTCAGGTGACTATCAAAACAATGAAAACACTACTTATAATATATGTCCTGATAATGCTGGAGATGTGGTTTTTGTGAATTTCACATTTAATGAGATGGAAGATTCATTTTCCGGTTGTTTTGATGGGCTTACTATATATGATGGTCCTGATACTACTTTTCCTACTATCAATACACCAGGCGGTGGTACAGAATGGTGTTGGGACGGTACGAGTGGTACTGGAGATTTAACACAAGAATTACTAATAGGGACTTCCACTTCAGGTTGTTTAACATTTGTATTTTCTTCAGACGGTTCAGTGCAAAGAGCAGGATGGTCTGCTAGTGTTACTTGTGCGCCTCCACCAACATGTGACGCACCAGATATGTTAGCCTTAGATGCGGTAACTTCAACTACAGCAGATATTTCATGGGTTGCTGGTGGAACAGAAACAGAATGGGATGTTGAAGTAGGTTTACCTGGCTTTGTTCCTAATACAGGGGCACAAATAGGATCTGTTATAGATGTGTTAACAACTCCTACAACAACAGTTACAGGATTAACAGATGATACATCATATGATTACTGGGTAAGAGCCGTATGTGCTCCTGGTGATGAAAGTATTTATATTGGTCCGTTTACTTTTAGAACACGTTGTTTAGCCACTACAGCTGCTTATTTCACAAACTTTGATGCCGATCCTTTGGATGGTTTGAATAATTGTGATAGCAATATAGTAGTAGGTTCTGGTTCTGGAACGGCACCTCTTGTACGAGTAGATGATTTAATTGCCAACTCAGGTAACCAACATATTTATATGTACAGTGGTTCCACAGGAGCTACTGCAGAGTTGTATTATATCTTACCAGAATTCTCTGATCTAGATGCCACTAAACGAGTTCGTTTCTTTGCTTATGATAGAGATTTAGGTGGACTTGAGGTAGGAACTATGACAGATCCTGCTGATGCAACAACATTTACAGTTGCTCAAACCTTTACAAACGCTGATTTACCAGATGATCAATACGCAGAACAAACGGTTAATTTCTCTGCCTTAACGACTACAGGTGGATGGGTTGCTTTCAGGTTTGTTCCTGCAGGAACTTTTGACGCGATGTACTTAGATGATGTGAATTATGAAGAAATTCCTAGTTGTCCACAACCTAGTGCTGTAACTATAGCAAATTTAGCAGATAGCTCTGTTGAATTGTCATGGACAGTAGGTGGGACAGAAACAGAATGGATTGTAGAATACGGTACTCCTGGATTTACTCCTGGTGGAGCTGGTTCATTAGGAACTAGAACTGGTCTGACCTCTAATACGAGTTACTTGCTAGATATGCTTACTGCTAATACACAATATGAAATAAGAGTATTTGCTGTATGTGCACCTATGGATATCAGTCCTTCTACAAATCCTTTATTAATTAGAACATTCCCTACAGGGCCACAAGGAGTTACTTGTACTACGGGTTCTCCAGCGACTGTTTTTACAGAAAGCTTTGAGAGTGGTGCTATCGGATGGACAGGGACTACCTTCTCTGGTAATGCTGGAGATTGGGATATTACTGCGGGTAATACCAATAGTTTCAATACAGGTCCTTTAGCTTCTTTTGATGCTACTAATCATATGGAGTTTGAAGCATCTGGTGCCAATAACACCCGAGCTTCTGCTATTTCTCCAGCGATCAACCTTTCAACAGGTACTGGAGCAGCAGAATTGAGTTTCTATATGCACGCTTTTGGTGGAGATATGGGTACTTTAGAAGTAGGTGTTTCTACCGCTGCAACAGGTCCTTTTACCAATGTGTTTACATGGAGTGGTGATTTGCAAACGAGTGACATGGACTCATGGGCACCTATTGGTGTTGATCTTACTGCCTACAACGGTCAGGTGATTTATCTTGAATTTGCTAACAGTCATGTTTCAACAGGTTTTGAAGGAGATATGTCTATAGATTTGATTGAAGTTGCCGCTTGTGGTAACTTTTGTCCAGATCCTACCGCGCTTACAGCAACAGGCGTGTCTAGCTCTTCTGCTGACCTTAGTTGGACAGAAAATGGGACTGCTACTACATGGGAATATGAAATAGATGTAGCTGGGTTTACCCAAGGAATGGGAGCTAACGGTATTGTCTCTACAATGGATAATACGACCAACCCTATTACAGGACTTTTATCTGATACCGATTACGAATACTATGTTAGATCTATTTGTAGTCCGACTGAAACTAGTTTATGGATAGGTCCGTTTAGTTTTAGTACTACTCCAGATTATTGTGCGGGTGATTTGTTCCTAGATTCAGGAGGTGCTTCAGGCCAGTATCAAAATAATGAAAACATCACTTACAATATCTGTCCAGATAATCCTGGTGATGTGGTTTATGTAAACTTCACATCTAATGAAATGGAAGATTCATTTGCAGGATGTTTTGATGGTCTTACTATATACGACGGTCCTGATACTACTTTTCCTACAATCAACACTCCTAGTGGTGATACAGAGTGGTGCTGGGACAATGGTTCAGGTACAGGTGATTTGACTTTAGAAAATTTAGTCGGTACCAGTGCTTCTGGATGTTTAACTTTTGTATGGTCCTCAGATGGTTCAGCAGTAAGAGATGGTTGGTCTGCAACGGTAACTTGTGCGCCTCCACCTTCATGTACTGCTCCTTCAGCATTAGCAGTGTCTCAAATTACTAGTTCTACTGCAGATTTGTCATGGACTGAAAGTGGTTCGGCAACGGTATGGCAAGTAGAGGTGCAACCTATTGGAATAGCTCAAGGAACTGCCGGTGCGGTTTATGAAAGCTTGAATGCAACAAATCCAGTTACAGCTACCGGTTTAGTCGCTTCGACGAGTTATGATTATTTTGTTAGAGCCGATTGTGGTGCTGGCGATTTCTCTACTTGGGTTGGTCCGTTTACATTTATTACACCATGTGCTCCTTTTGTAGCTCCTTACGGAACTGCAGGAGGAACTGCTGGAAATGACTTTACAACTTTCGCAGGCGTGTGCTGGGAAGAAGGTAGTAATACAGATATAGTAACTGGTCCTAACGGATTAAACGGTTCTTGGGGAGCTGATGATTTTGGAAATGATACAGCAAATGTATTTGGTCAGGCAGCTCGTGTAAATATCTGGAACAGTGGTGGCGATATGGACTGGTTAGTTTCTCCAGAAATTGATCTAGGTACAAATCCAGGTTCTTCTTTTAGTGTTACATTTGATGTGGCATTGACTGCTTTTGCATCTACAACTACAGATAACTTTGGTAGTGATGATCAAGTTCAATTCTTGATTACTACAGATTCTGGAGTTACTTGGAATAACATCACAACCTATGATGCTGCAGATAGCTTACCAGCTATTGGTCAGCTTGAAACGTTCTCATTAGGAGCTTATTCGGGTGTTGTTAGATTTGCTTTCTGGTCTACTAATGGTACTGTTGCCGATGGTAATGATGTGGACTTCTTCGTAGATAACTTTACGGTAGATGGCACAGTAGGGGTTGATGATA
- a CDS encoding glycosyltransferase family A protein, with amino-acid sequence MLPVFNRPEEIEKLLVSLSQLVFERDFEVVIIEDGSDLSFEMMCSRFLFYFKGGSFSAPFERGLTSYVSSNTSITAF; translated from the coding sequence ATTTTACCTGTTTTTAACAGACCTGAAGAGATAGAAAAATTACTTGTTAGTCTTTCTCAATTAGTCTTTGAAAGAGATTTTGAAGTAGTCATTATTGAGGACGGATCTGATTTGAGCTTTGAAATGATGTGTTCTCGATTTCTTTTTTATTTCAAAGGAGGTTCATTCAGTGCTCCTTTCGAGAGAGGTCTAACTAGTTATGTTTCCTCCAATACTTCAATTACCGCCTTTTAA